The following are from one region of the Rhodopirellula sp. P2 genome:
- a CDS encoding PVC-type heme-binding CxxCH protein: MLRYLWRSAGLLCFVVNCGSASAQISPLDSLKSLHPAKGMEVSLWASEPMVRNPTAMEIDSRGRVWIAEGLNYRMKQKEFDSMGRVPDADQIKILSDTNGDGKADQVTVFADNIFPVPLGLAVEEIWEEGVQTGTRVYTGNSPDLLVLEDTDGDDIADRRYPLLTGFRGVDSDHGLHGMTFGPDGKLYFTVGDARYGADKLKRGEPTLDVMDQSGQRVTSSNVGTTLRVNRDGTQLKILSSGHRNNYEAAVDSFGNVFGSDNDDDGNRGCRMYWVMEGGEYGYQHPDSPRHWAEELPGIIPKLVGTGNGSPSGLVVYEGSLLPEQYHGAVLQIDAGTHQVNSHPLVRHGAGFRSDYDVLLKGDDDWFRPVDVSVATDGSLFVCDWYDAGVGGNRFSDQTTGRIYRVSAASGKSNTLTFSGDNAAEALQSPNAVARLAARDQLVRRGAGARDELLALLQDTNSVVRARALHVLHGLPTTGQADVTEALHDPNPRIRETALSLLSESDRNNQSNQNLDRILALVDDPDAGVRRALLLAISNQPTKDIGAALQTLAAAWDGRDRFYLEALRVALIHREPEFITRLFSTLAETAIQAGWDEQSIAVPPYYPVGSNDAFLRLQDQLPPSNSASSVIGLAWVLQRSEALPALEQLLSHNRSPSVEQAASLALAGIADPNAGRVLIQRFFADGVTADSKLEIIRQLGRGLPTNWRELANDDSLQQLFMNALDSPESQITAIESIANASLVGFEAPLMKLAGDDSQQDVVRVAALTSLGKMKHQPVRALAAKLIDDAQGSPSGGRLALAALQTIHFLADDTAQSALLHVLLDDNLPLDARRKSLQLIATTYQGANTVLSLQKQTKIAADLKSELSFLLHNHSDRRIRLAAEQQLPVMAGSDSAKIHNVQAVLALQGDVERGRELFANHKDAACARCHRVTGEGALVGPDLASVGMKYGDRELLYHIQYPSGAINYNFVATTFLLEDGRIQNGLVLNRRDGKITLGIATGQQITIEEADVEEERPQSVSLMPEGLVANFTEQQLADLIEYLLTLRQGDAVQQ; the protein is encoded by the coding sequence ATGTTGCGATACCTTTGGCGATCTGCCGGCCTGCTTTGTTTCGTTGTCAACTGTGGCAGTGCGTCCGCCCAAATCTCACCCCTCGATTCTCTCAAATCGTTGCACCCGGCCAAAGGGATGGAAGTCTCTCTTTGGGCCAGCGAGCCGATGGTGAGGAACCCAACGGCAATGGAAATCGATTCCCGCGGACGTGTTTGGATTGCGGAAGGACTCAACTATCGAATGAAACAGAAAGAGTTTGACTCGATGGGGCGAGTCCCAGACGCAGATCAGATCAAGATCCTCAGCGACACCAATGGCGACGGCAAAGCCGACCAAGTCACCGTGTTCGCTGACAACATCTTTCCGGTGCCATTGGGCCTGGCCGTGGAAGAGATCTGGGAAGAGGGCGTTCAAACGGGAACGCGAGTCTACACCGGCAATTCACCGGACCTATTGGTTCTGGAAGACACGGATGGTGACGACATAGCGGACCGCCGATACCCACTGCTGACCGGTTTTCGAGGTGTCGATAGCGACCATGGACTGCATGGGATGACTTTCGGTCCCGATGGGAAACTCTATTTCACCGTTGGCGATGCCCGCTACGGGGCAGACAAACTGAAACGAGGCGAACCGACGCTGGATGTCATGGATCAATCCGGCCAACGCGTGACGTCCTCGAACGTTGGCACGACGCTACGCGTCAACCGCGACGGAACCCAACTGAAGATTCTGTCGTCGGGTCATCGCAACAACTACGAGGCAGCGGTGGATTCCTTCGGAAACGTGTTTGGCAGCGACAATGACGATGACGGCAATCGTGGTTGCCGGATGTACTGGGTGATGGAAGGCGGCGAGTACGGTTACCAGCATCCCGATTCGCCTCGGCACTGGGCGGAAGAATTGCCCGGCATCATTCCGAAGCTGGTTGGAACCGGGAACGGGTCACCCAGTGGGCTGGTTGTCTACGAGGGAAGCCTGTTGCCCGAACAGTATCATGGCGCGGTGCTGCAGATCGATGCTGGGACTCATCAAGTCAATTCGCACCCACTCGTCCGTCACGGGGCCGGGTTCCGATCGGACTACGATGTGCTGCTGAAAGGCGATGACGACTGGTTCCGCCCCGTCGATGTCTCCGTCGCCACCGATGGATCGCTGTTCGTCTGCGATTGGTACGATGCCGGAGTCGGTGGCAACCGGTTTTCCGATCAAACGACCGGGCGGATCTATCGCGTCAGCGCCGCATCCGGCAAATCAAACACGTTGACATTCAGTGGCGACAACGCGGCCGAAGCGTTGCAGTCACCCAACGCAGTGGCACGCCTGGCCGCACGTGACCAATTGGTGAGACGAGGTGCGGGAGCCCGCGATGAATTGCTGGCGTTGCTCCAGGACACAAACTCAGTCGTCCGCGCGCGAGCACTTCACGTCCTACATGGTCTGCCAACAACGGGCCAAGCAGACGTGACGGAAGCTCTCCACGATCCCAACCCACGAATCCGCGAAACGGCCCTCAGCCTGCTCAGTGAATCGGACCGGAACAATCAATCCAACCAGAACCTCGATCGAATCCTGGCCCTTGTTGACGATCCGGACGCCGGCGTCCGGCGTGCGTTGTTGCTCGCGATTTCGAACCAGCCAACCAAAGACATCGGCGCCGCGTTGCAAACATTGGCCGCTGCGTGGGACGGTCGCGACCGGTTTTATCTGGAGGCTCTGCGAGTGGCCTTGATCCATCGCGAGCCAGAATTCATCACGCGTCTGTTCAGCACCTTGGCTGAAACAGCGATTCAAGCGGGGTGGGATGAGCAATCGATCGCCGTCCCTCCGTATTACCCTGTTGGTTCCAACGATGCCTTCCTTCGGCTTCAAGATCAATTGCCGCCCTCGAATTCGGCGTCAAGCGTGATTGGCTTGGCCTGGGTGCTTCAGCGCAGCGAAGCGTTGCCAGCGTTGGAGCAACTGCTCTCACACAACCGCTCACCTTCGGTCGAACAAGCCGCCTCGCTTGCTTTGGCGGGAATCGCAGACCCGAATGCTGGTCGAGTGCTTATCCAACGATTTTTCGCAGATGGAGTCACAGCCGATAGCAAACTCGAAATCATCAGGCAACTCGGTCGCGGACTTCCTACCAATTGGCGGGAACTTGCCAACGACGATTCGCTCCAGCAGCTGTTCATGAATGCCTTGGACTCGCCCGAATCCCAGATCACTGCGATCGAGTCGATCGCAAACGCATCGTTGGTCGGATTTGAAGCCCCATTGATGAAACTTGCCGGCGACGACTCACAACAGGATGTCGTCCGCGTGGCAGCACTGACGTCCCTCGGAAAGATGAAGCACCAGCCTGTTCGTGCGTTAGCAGCCAAGTTGATCGATGATGCCCAAGGCAGCCCGAGCGGTGGACGACTTGCTTTGGCCGCCCTCCAAACGATCCACTTCCTGGCAGACGACACGGCACAATCAGCCCTGCTGCATGTCCTTCTCGATGACAACCTGCCACTGGATGCAAGACGCAAATCGTTGCAGCTGATCGCAACGACCTACCAAGGAGCCAACACGGTCTTGTCGCTGCAAAAGCAGACGAAGATTGCCGCCGACTTGAAGAGCGAACTGTCGTTCCTGCTGCACAATCATTCCGATCGCCGAATTCGTCTCGCAGCTGAGCAGCAACTGCCAGTGATGGCAGGCAGCGACAGCGCGAAGATCCACAACGTGCAAGCGGTGTTGGCGTTGCAAGGCGACGTGGAACGAGGACGCGAGCTGTTTGCCAACCACAAAGACGCCGCCTGCGCGCGTTGCCACCGGGTCACCGGGGAAGGCGCGTTGGTCGGTCCCGATCTGGCGTCTGTGGGGATGAAGTACGGCGACCGAGAACTGCTGTACCACATCCAATACCCAAGCGGAGCGATCAACTACAACTTTGTCGCGACCACCTTTCTGCTGGAAGACGGACGCATCCAAAACGGATTGGTTCTCAATCGCCGAGACGGGAAAATCACGCTCGGCATCGCCACTGGCCAACAGATCACGATCGAAGAAGCAGACGTCGAGGAGGAGCGTCCCCAATCCGTCTCGCTGATGCCCGAAGGCCTCGTCGCCAACTTCACCGAGCAACAACTCGCCGACTTGATCGAATACCTGCTAACACTTCGTCAAGGCGATGCAGTCCAACAATGA
- a CDS encoding YbaN family protein — translation MIEPARGIKRWLYWFMAGLFLTLAMVGVVLPGIPTTPFLLLMCYFLIRVSPTWHAKAMAWPIVGGPLRDWHNQGGVRPGVKVVAITMVTVLVGSTLILSSLHVAAKLVTLSAAAYGIFVVLRLPTVPSN, via the coding sequence ATGATAGAACCAGCCCGTGGCATCAAACGCTGGTTGTACTGGTTCATGGCCGGCCTGTTCTTGACGCTCGCCATGGTCGGTGTCGTGTTACCGGGCATCCCGACCACGCCATTCCTCCTGTTGATGTGCTACTTTCTCATCCGTGTGTCGCCAACCTGGCACGCCAAAGCAATGGCGTGGCCAATCGTCGGCGGCCCACTGCGTGATTGGCACAACCAAGGCGGTGTTCGACCTGGAGTGAAAGTGGTTGCCATCACCATGGTCACGGTGCTGGTCGGATCAACGTTGATCCTTAGCAGTCTCCATGTCGCCGCCAAACTGGTCACTCTATCCGCCGCGGCCTACGGCATCTTTGTGGTGCTTCGACTACCGACCGTGCCCTCAAACTGA
- a CDS encoding sialidase family protein, translating to MRIRNCRSLAPVLIVAACVAASSTVVNSQEPQGVAPGVEKPLRISPRPDNDRNSEGDFVQLKDGRLQLIYTKFIGTSDHAPAELMARYSADGGKTWSEEDVPVLERRPGETNLMSVSLLRLQDNRIALFYVQKYVGPPGTKYSQLDYVLMRTSTDEGATWSEPTFVVPKDQPGYRVLNNDRVIQLKSGRLVVPLAVHYLPGWPGWRNSAQIVCYLSDDLGKTWRASTSTLESELLAQEPGVVELKNGELMMFVRSSDCQLVSHSKDGGETWSPLQRSNIAQPSASPASIERIPSTGDLLLVWNNGDDPLAIVKPVGRRPLTAAISEDEGVTWQHIRNIGTDPQGWYCYTAIEFIDDHVLLGHCEYPGLNSLQITRFPIRWLYQSSEVADVIPVTPNESQ from the coding sequence ATGCGAATCCGAAACTGCCGTTCTCTGGCCCCCGTTTTGATTGTGGCGGCTTGCGTCGCGGCATCGTCCACTGTTGTGAACTCTCAAGAACCTCAAGGGGTGGCCCCCGGGGTCGAGAAGCCACTGCGGATTTCGCCCCGACCTGACAATGACCGGAACAGCGAAGGTGATTTCGTCCAACTCAAGGACGGACGGCTTCAGTTGATTTACACCAAGTTCATCGGCACGAGTGACCACGCACCCGCCGAGCTCATGGCTCGGTATTCCGCCGACGGTGGCAAGACTTGGAGCGAAGAGGATGTGCCGGTTCTGGAACGAAGGCCTGGTGAAACGAACTTGATGTCGGTTTCTCTCCTGCGTCTGCAAGACAACCGGATCGCCCTGTTTTATGTCCAGAAGTATGTGGGTCCGCCGGGGACAAAGTATTCCCAACTGGACTATGTCTTGATGCGCACCAGCACTGACGAAGGAGCGACGTGGTCGGAGCCGACCTTTGTCGTGCCCAAAGACCAACCGGGTTACCGCGTGCTCAACAATGATCGCGTGATTCAGTTGAAGTCGGGGCGGCTGGTGGTGCCGCTGGCTGTTCACTATTTACCGGGCTGGCCAGGGTGGCGGAACTCGGCGCAGATCGTTTGCTATTTGTCGGACGACCTGGGGAAGACATGGCGTGCGAGCACCAGCACGTTGGAATCCGAACTGCTGGCTCAGGAACCTGGCGTGGTGGAGCTCAAGAACGGTGAGCTGATGATGTTTGTTCGCAGCAGTGATTGTCAGCTGGTCTCACATTCCAAAGACGGTGGCGAGACGTGGTCGCCGCTCCAGCGATCGAATATCGCTCAGCCGAGTGCCTCTCCGGCTTCCATTGAGCGAATTCCGTCAACCGGTGACTTGCTCTTGGTCTGGAACAACGGCGATGACCCGTTGGCAATCGTCAAGCCAGTCGGTCGGCGCCCCTTGACAGCGGCGATCTCCGAAGACGAAGGCGTCACATGGCAGCACATCCGAAATATCGGTACCGATCCACAGGGGTGGTATTGCTACACGGCGATCGAGTTCATCGACGATCATGTGCTGCTCGGCCATTGCGAATACCCCGGTTTGAATTCACTGCAAATCACCCGTTTTCCGATCCGTTGGCTGTACCAGTCAAGTGAGGTCGCCGACGTGATTCCTGTCACTCCCAATGAATCTCAATAG
- a CDS encoding Dabb family protein, with translation MTTTTFAIEHTVTFRLIHDLGSPKEAEFLNAASELAAIPGVQHFRIRRQTNSKNSHTHGISMQFQTQGEYLAYCEHPAHVNFVQQRWLSEVADFQEADFEPLTISSE, from the coding sequence ATGACCACGACCACGTTTGCGATCGAACACACTGTGACCTTCCGGCTGATTCACGACCTCGGCTCGCCGAAGGAAGCGGAGTTTCTGAACGCCGCCTCGGAACTCGCCGCGATTCCCGGGGTGCAACACTTTCGAATTCGTCGACAGACGAATTCAAAGAATTCACACACGCACGGCATTTCAATGCAGTTCCAGACGCAGGGGGAATACCTCGCCTATTGCGAGCACCCTGCTCATGTGAATTTCGTGCAGCAGCGGTGGCTGAGCGAGGTGGCCGACTTTCAAGAAGCCGATTTCGAGCCGCTGACCATCAGCAGCGAGTAG
- a CDS encoding diheme cytochrome c precursor produces MNRLTTIFLSVVMAVAVMGYFVGLGDGVPKPDGMHESPLTDREISRTTTETKLIPAVSYAEIASTPMGPTKPWQSMPQALPAPEYDLYTQIEPSESEKEASSKLRASRRAFNGAPPIIPHPVENTTDAACYACHSSGVQMANLKASVMSHEFLGNCVQCHASMAPAPFQELDASVSTSFVGLPAPKAGKRAYQGAPPTIPHSQWMRENCNACHGGPHGWAGMESTHPWRTNCTQCHAPSASLDQMPEANAVPMLPPLDVVAK; encoded by the coding sequence ATGAACCGGCTGACAACGATCTTTCTCTCCGTGGTGATGGCCGTCGCGGTGATGGGATACTTCGTTGGCCTGGGTGATGGCGTGCCAAAACCCGATGGCATGCACGAATCACCATTGACGGATCGCGAGATTTCAAGGACGACGACGGAGACAAAGTTGATTCCTGCGGTCAGTTACGCGGAGATCGCCAGCACACCAATGGGACCGACCAAACCCTGGCAGTCGATGCCGCAGGCATTGCCAGCGCCGGAGTACGATCTCTACACCCAGATCGAACCGAGTGAATCGGAGAAGGAAGCGTCCAGCAAACTGCGGGCATCACGCCGTGCGTTCAACGGTGCTCCACCGATCATTCCGCACCCCGTCGAAAACACCACCGATGCGGCCTGCTATGCATGTCATTCCAGTGGCGTGCAAATGGCGAATTTGAAAGCCAGCGTGATGTCGCACGAATTCCTCGGCAACTGTGTCCAGTGTCACGCATCGATGGCACCGGCACCGTTCCAAGAACTCGATGCCAGTGTCTCGACGAGCTTTGTCGGGTTGCCAGCACCGAAAGCGGGCAAGCGTGCCTACCAAGGCGCGCCTCCGACAATCCCGCATTCGCAGTGGATGCGAGAAAACTGCAACGCTTGCCATGGCGGCCCGCATGGATGGGCTGGCATGGAATCAACGCACCCGTGGCGAACGAACTGCACGCAGTGCCACGCCCCCTCAGCTTCGCTTGATCAAATGCCAGAAGCCAATGCCGTCCCGATGCTGCCGCCGCTTGATGTGGTCGCAAAGTGA
- a CDS encoding 4Fe-4S dicluster domain-containing protein codes for MRPPSRFPALVTRLPKPEVEERPLAEPRSIGGINIDPVPPTNLTGKPIARTLPVHRPPGAIDEFQFLAGCTRCGDCITACPHNAIVQAPDRLGTVAGTPIIDADTSACLMCEDFPCIASCEPGVLVDTIPPIMGTARITEHLCLAHHSTTCTVCSERCPVDDAIAVTDGKPVIKEDTCTGCGVCRYVCPAPENAILLMPAFSRPGFPNT; via the coding sequence TTGAGACCACCATCGCGTTTTCCGGCGCTCGTCACACGATTGCCCAAACCAGAGGTGGAAGAACGACCGCTTGCAGAGCCACGCAGCATTGGCGGCATCAATATCGATCCCGTTCCGCCAACCAATCTGACTGGCAAGCCTATCGCTCGCACGCTCCCTGTTCATCGGCCCCCCGGTGCGATCGACGAGTTTCAGTTTCTGGCGGGCTGCACCCGGTGCGGCGACTGCATCACCGCGTGCCCGCACAACGCGATTGTCCAAGCCCCCGATCGTCTGGGCACGGTCGCCGGCACACCGATCATCGACGCCGACACCTCCGCCTGCTTGATGTGCGAAGACTTTCCTTGCATCGCATCGTGTGAACCGGGCGTGTTGGTCGACACGATCCCGCCGATCATGGGCACCGCCCGGATCACCGAACACCTGTGCCTGGCCCACCACAGCACGACTTGCACCGTTTGCAGTGAACGATGTCCTGTCGACGACGCAATCGCCGTCACCGATGGCAAGCCCGTGATCAAGGAAGACACCTGCACCGGGTGTGGCGTTTGCCGCTACGTTTGCCCGGCACCTGAAAACGCCATCTTACTGATGCCCGCCTTCTCGCGTCCCGGATTCCCCAACACATGA
- a CDS encoding SGNH/GDSL hydrolase family protein, translating into MKPTLTLTTILLVVQPIAICCVTSIAAKSPVTTPAEVRLTGAWTVSVTVPDAQSVAAELKIPGPEIVTVTHEKHDRLPDFDAKTTAGWRKGARLKGVIAAECTVEGLLDPTSVVVRAGQEPAAKTFQKGIDYEADLVSGTVGRLPQGAIGPNQPVYIDYQHTKQRIDSIVLDGNRQIVLKKGTPHASMPQPPALDAGQTRLANIYLPARLDALSTEHLFPILETAYPETTTNGSSVAETLLPKSLKKLQSGEPLKILAWGDSVSTFNRYQTMFVERLKSRYPNAKIELVTEAWGGRNTGSYLSEPPGSEHNYQEKVLNRQADLIVSEFVNDAGLSETQVKERYGKILADFRERGAEWIILTPHYVRPSWMKFSSQRNIDDDPRAYVKGVRAFAQQNQIAVAEGSLRYGRLWRQGIPYITLMENNINHPNVNGHRIFADSLMALFPMPE; encoded by the coding sequence ATGAAACCGACCCTGACACTCACCACCATCCTCCTCGTGGTGCAACCGATCGCGATCTGTTGCGTCACATCGATCGCGGCAAAATCTCCCGTCACGACGCCCGCCGAGGTACGACTGACAGGAGCATGGACCGTTTCGGTGACGGTGCCAGACGCTCAATCGGTGGCTGCTGAACTGAAAATCCCTGGCCCCGAAATCGTCACGGTCACTCACGAGAAACACGACCGGCTTCCCGACTTCGACGCCAAGACGACAGCGGGCTGGCGAAAGGGTGCTCGGCTCAAAGGCGTCATCGCAGCAGAATGCACGGTCGAAGGTTTGCTCGACCCCACCAGTGTTGTCGTTCGAGCCGGTCAGGAACCCGCGGCCAAGACATTTCAAAAAGGGATCGACTACGAGGCTGACCTTGTCTCCGGCACTGTCGGTCGGTTGCCGCAGGGTGCCATCGGCCCCAACCAACCGGTGTACATCGACTACCAACACACCAAACAGCGCATCGATTCGATCGTGCTCGACGGCAATCGTCAAATCGTGCTGAAGAAAGGAACGCCACATGCTTCCATGCCCCAACCGCCGGCGTTGGATGCGGGCCAGACTCGACTGGCGAACATTTATCTTCCCGCCCGCCTTGATGCCCTGAGTACGGAGCACCTGTTCCCGATCCTGGAAACCGCCTACCCCGAAACAACAACAAATGGTTCCTCGGTTGCGGAAACATTGCTGCCCAAGTCCTTGAAAAAGCTTCAGTCCGGAGAGCCGCTCAAAATCTTGGCCTGGGGCGACAGCGTGTCGACCTTCAATCGCTACCAAACGATGTTTGTGGAGCGTCTGAAATCCCGCTATCCGAACGCCAAGATTGAATTGGTCACGGAGGCCTGGGGCGGCCGGAATACCGGTAGCTACCTGAGCGAACCGCCGGGCAGCGAACACAACTACCAGGAGAAGGTGTTGAACCGGCAGGCCGATCTGATCGTGTCTGAGTTCGTCAACGATGCCGGTCTTTCAGAAACGCAAGTGAAGGAGCGTTACGGAAAGATCCTGGCCGACTTCCGCGAGAGAGGTGCCGAGTGGATCATTCTGACACCGCACTATGTTCGCCCCAGCTGGATGAAATTTTCGAGCCAACGAAACATTGATGACGATCCCCGCGCCTACGTCAAAGGCGTACGTGCTTTTGCGCAACAGAACCAGATCGCGGTCGCTGAAGGATCCCTTCGCTACGGCCGACTCTGGCGACAGGGAATCCCCTACATCACCCTGATGGAAAACAACATCAACCACCCCAACGTCAACGGTCACCGGATCTTCGCCGACAGCCTGATGGCACTTTTCCCAATGCCCGAATGA
- a CDS encoding glycerophosphodiester phosphodiesterase — protein MSNPTPSDRLAFTGMGSRRQNDRPQRGAVSCLVLSTVLAIATCGRAEAQTHAEDLAAAARSVQRISAHRGSSHDRPENTIAAIQRAMEAGATAVELDVRTSRDGKLVIMHDAKVDRTTNGSGRVNDLTWDELTALDAGTWFGTEYHAERVPSLQQALQVCRGRIDVQLDLKEEGPTYADRIVAAVKVHGEPARTIAAVRTVEQSQQLKERLPELKTLIFLRQKKQLDAFLAANMDYLRPQIAWLEDDRALLTKIREAGAKIHFDATTGTPEKVLPLLKYRPESLLCDDPEKLVQTLAELQTKNQSRTQRAQD, from the coding sequence ATGAGCAACCCCACGCCTTCCGATCGGCTCGCCTTCACTGGAATGGGTTCACGACGCCAAAACGATAGACCACAACGAGGTGCTGTCAGTTGCCTGGTGCTCTCCACCGTGCTTGCAATCGCCACGTGCGGCAGGGCCGAGGCCCAAACGCATGCAGAGGATTTGGCGGCAGCGGCCAGATCCGTCCAGCGAATTTCAGCGCATCGTGGCTCGAGCCATGATCGTCCCGAAAACACCATCGCAGCGATCCAAAGAGCGATGGAAGCCGGAGCAACGGCGGTCGAACTTGACGTCCGCACCTCGCGGGATGGCAAATTAGTGATCATGCACGATGCGAAGGTGGACCGGACAACCAACGGCAGCGGGCGCGTCAACGATCTGACCTGGGACGAACTGACGGCATTGGACGCCGGAACTTGGTTCGGAACGGAGTACCATGCCGAACGGGTGCCGTCACTGCAGCAAGCGCTGCAGGTCTGCCGTGGACGGATCGATGTCCAATTGGACCTGAAGGAAGAAGGCCCGACGTATGCGGATCGAATTGTCGCAGCCGTGAAAGTCCATGGCGAACCCGCGCGGACGATCGCGGCCGTGCGAACCGTGGAACAATCGCAGCAACTCAAAGAACGCTTGCCGGAACTCAAGACGCTGATCTTCCTGCGTCAGAAAAAGCAGCTGGATGCGTTCCTCGCGGCGAACATGGATTACTTGCGACCTCAAATCGCCTGGCTCGAAGATGACCGGGCGCTCCTGACAAAGATTCGCGAGGCGGGAGCCAAGATTCATTTCGACGCGACCACAGGAACACCCGAGAAAGTTTTGCCGCTGCTAAAATATCGGCCTGAATCCCTGCTGTGCGATGATCCCGAGAAACTGGTCCAAACGCTTGCCGAACTGCAGACGAAAAACCAATCGAGGACGCAAAGGGCTCAGGACTGA
- a CDS encoding glycosyl hydrolase family 28 protein has protein sequence MITLLLLIVCCEGGPVEAASPTTPGQADSVSRRIVTPNEFEGTDIERINEAIEVAAANGGRAVIPKFNWVDGKRQDIWRIDSAILLQNDTTLELENCHIKLSDRCRDNFMRSANCGLGMTDIQPMQNIHVRGVGQVVLEGADRPRATGDSGKTLGKHTFGTDAGVAGESQSGDWRNIGILLAFVDHFSIENISIQDSHCWAISLERCAHGTLRDLDFASTGHKTIDNTRKTILNQDGIDLRMGCHDILIDNITGSTGDDLIALTAIPRPEILAGSVASTMVSAGKDRGQGLDAIRHIIVRNVKGYSRGGHHIVRLLNTSGVKMHDILVDGLIDTSPDGLRCKAAVKIGDHSYGGGVAPLGDTQRIIVNNVTSQSKHTILVGGSLADSILTNLIRFGSPGDAVTIQAGADSIRDVTITNVHVLDN, from the coding sequence ATGATCACCTTGCTCTTGCTGATCGTGTGTTGCGAGGGAGGGCCGGTCGAAGCGGCCTCCCCAACCACGCCTGGACAAGCCGATTCGGTATCACGCCGCATCGTCACTCCCAACGAGTTCGAGGGAACGGACATCGAGCGGATCAACGAGGCGATTGAGGTGGCTGCCGCCAATGGTGGTCGAGCAGTGATCCCGAAATTCAACTGGGTGGACGGGAAACGGCAAGACATCTGGCGGATTGATTCGGCAATTCTGCTGCAGAACGACACCACGCTTGAACTGGAGAACTGCCACATCAAGCTGTCTGATCGGTGCCGAGACAACTTCATGCGCAGTGCAAACTGCGGACTGGGCATGACCGACATTCAACCAATGCAGAACATCCATGTTCGCGGCGTCGGCCAAGTCGTGTTGGAGGGGGCTGACCGCCCGCGAGCAACCGGCGACAGTGGCAAGACACTCGGAAAACACACCTTCGGTACAGATGCAGGTGTCGCGGGCGAAAGCCAGTCGGGTGACTGGCGAAACATTGGAATTCTCTTGGCCTTCGTCGATCATTTCAGCATCGAGAACATCAGCATTCAAGATTCTCATTGCTGGGCGATTTCGCTGGAACGCTGTGCCCACGGCACGCTGCGAGACCTTGACTTTGCATCAACTGGCCACAAGACGATCGACAACACTCGCAAGACGATCTTGAATCAAGACGGGATCGATCTTCGCATGGGCTGCCACGATATCCTGATCGACAACATCACGGGTTCCACCGGCGATGACTTGATTGCTTTGACGGCCATTCCCCGACCCGAAATCCTGGCTGGCAGCGTCGCTTCCACGATGGTCAGTGCTGGCAAGGATCGCGGTCAAGGACTTGACGCGATCCGGCATATCATCGTCAGAAATGTGAAAGGATACTCTCGTGGCGGACACCACATTGTCAGGCTGCTGAACACGTCGGGTGTAAAGATGCACGACATTCTGGTGGATGGACTGATCGACACCTCTCCGGACGGCTTACGATGCAAGGCGGCAGTCAAAATCGGAGACCATTCCTACGGAGGCGGCGTGGCACCGCTGGGCGACACTCAGCGCATCATCGTGAACAACGTCACCAGCCAGTCGAAGCATACGATCCTGGTCGGTGGTTCGCTCGCGGACTCGATCCTCACCAATCTCATTCGCTTCGGATCGCCAGGAGACGCGGTCACGATCCAGGCGGGAGCGGACTCCATCCGAGACGTCACGATCACCAACGTCCACGTCTTGGACAACTGA